A genomic region of Sander lucioperca isolate FBNREF2018 chromosome 6, SLUC_FBN_1.2, whole genome shotgun sequence contains the following coding sequences:
- the LOC116065146 gene encoding uncharacterized protein LOC116065146 codes for MDKAKKLKWKFFLPFMAVLIYTLCITVRTPRTYRAIPKPNGPPKPCPLWISERTITPLNNTKHLLVSAYMDQREKGLDIRIIGIFKRDSIQPLYCLFCCAGHLSRKTTPTTILQHSDNFGFPFVSTDVMCQIPQNCIATHVSLLTQPDSVMVFNQTCLPIRNQKTNEKEENKLQFNFTVCISNLFGDYNNVLQFAQTLEMYRLLGVDRVVIYNTSCGPDLDRLLQSYSQEGFVEMVPWPIDHHLNPSRGWLFSQSGGDVHYFGQLTTLNECIYRSMDRSRYVLLNDIDEIIMPYQHNNLMSLMGMLQQQHPNTGVFLIENHIYTKKPLGGNETGPLHQWKGVPGFNILEHIYREEPNRNIYHPHKLIVQPRMVQQTSVHEVLKKFGEYFKVPPDVCRIIHSPISMPRPPEQLYLDTRLWNFTDKLLPRVTTVLRRAELLGSQGQEQEVGR; via the exons ATGGACAAggcaaaaaaattgaaatggaaGTTCTTCCTTCCCTTCATGGCTGTCCTCATCTACACCCTGTGTATCACTGTGAGGACACCCAGGACGTACAGGGCCATCCCGAAGCCAAATGGGCCTCCGAAACCTTGCCCCTTGTGGATCTCTGAGCGGACCATCACCCCCCTCAACAATACTAAGCACTTACTGGTGTCAGCCTACATGGaccagagagagaaaggctTGGATATACGCATCATTGGCATATTTAAGAGAGATTCCATCCAACCCCTTTACTGTCTTTTCTGCTGCGCAGGCCACTTATCAAGGAAAACAACTCCAACAACAATTTTACAGCACTCAGACAACTTTGGTTTTCCCTTCGTCAGTACAGATGTCATGTGTCAGATTCCTCAAAACTGCATCGCGACACATGTCAGTCTCCTGACTCAGCCAGACAGTGTGATGGTATTCAACCAGACTTGTCTTCCTATTAGAAACCAGAAGACCAATGAGAAGGAGGAGAACAAGTTGCAGTTTAACTTCACTGTCTGCATCTCCAACCTGTTTGGAGACTACAACAATGTGCTTCAGTTTGCACAGACCCTGGAGATGTACAG GTTGCTGGGTGTGGACAGAGTGGTGATCTATAACACCAGCTGCGGCCCAGACCTCGACCGCCTGCTGCAGAGCTACAGCCAGGAGGGCTTCGTGGAGATGGTTCCTTGGCCCATCGACCACCATCTGAATCCATCTCGAGGCTGGCTCTTCTCACAGAGCGGAGGTGACGTGCACTACTTTGGCCAGCTGACCACGCTTAATGAGTGCATTTACAGATCCATGGACCGCTCACGCTACGTCCTGTTGAACGACATCGATGAGATTATAATGCCATACCAACACAACAACCTGATGTCTCTGATGGGCATGCTCCAACAGCAGCATCCAAAT ACGGGGGTTTTTCTCATTGAGAACCATATATATACCAAGAAACCCTTAGGGGGAAATGAAACGGGTCCCCTGCATCAATGGAAAGGAGTGCCAGGTTTTAATATTCTGGAGCACATCTACAGGGAGGAGCCCAACAGAAACATATACCACCCCCACAAGCTGATAGTTCAGCCAAG GATGGTGCAGCAGACCTCAGTACATGAAGTGCTCAAGAAGTTTGGAGAATATTTTAAGGTCCCACCAGACGTCTGTCGGATCATTCACTCCCCAATAAGTATGCCACGGCCACCGGAGCAGCTCTACCTGGATACCCGACTGTGGAACTTTACAGACAAACTGCTCCCCAGGGTGACCACGGTGCTGAGGAGGGCGGAGCTGCTGGGGTCACAGGGGCAGGAACAGGAGGTTGGTAGGTAA